The following is a genomic window from Candidatus Omnitrophota bacterium.
CTCTCTTTGGCAAGCAAAGACTACTTTTTTCTTGAGCGGCCGCGGTGGGGCCTTGAAGCAGAACTGTCCTCTTCTGCGGCGGAGCCGGGAAAGGGCGCGGGATTGATGCCGTATTTTTCGCTGACTTCCTTATAAATATCGGCGTCCGAGCGCGTTATAATGGATATGGCCGTGCCTTCTTTGCCCAGCCTGGCCGTGCGCCCTGTGCGGTGCACATAGCTCTCTGAGGTCTTTGGAAAATCGTAATTGATTATGTGCGAAACGCCCCTGACATCTATGCCCCGGGCCATGACATCCGTCGTTATTACGACTTTTATTTTCTTCGCGCGGAATTTGTCCATTATCCTTGTTCTCAGGTTCTGTTCCATGCCGCCGTGGAGATAATCCACGTCGCGGAATTTATCCTGCAGCGATTTATAGAGAGTTTTCACACGGGTGCGAGTGTTGCAGAAAACAATGGCCTGCGTTATCTCTTTTTGCGCAAGCAGCATGGAAAGCTGCCTGTCCTTGGCGCGGCTTTCAGCGTGTATCACGTAATGAATCAGGCTTGACGGCCCGGACTGGTCGGCGTTAAGTTTTATATGAACGGCGTCCTTCATGTATTTTCCCGCGAGGCGCTTGATGGGCGGAGGCATTGTCGCCGAAAAAAGAAGCGTCTGATGCTTCTGCACTATGCAGCTTTTTATAAAATCAACATCTTCTATAAAGCCCATTTTCAGCATCTCGTCGGCCTCGTCTATGACCATTGTCTTGAGGTTTTCCAGCGCGAGATAATGATTGTAAATAATGTCAAT
Proteins encoded in this region:
- a CDS encoding DEAD/DEAH box helicase, with product MIEGNFKDLGINDELVEILKKKGFEHPTPIQKQTIPLILDGKDLIGQAETGSGKTAACAIPLVQQVDKSINDIQTLILTPTRELALQYLDEVSSFGTPYGVTPFVIYGGFNKDIHLAKLKSGVQILVATPGRLIDIIYNHYLALENLKTMVIDEADEMLKMGFIEDVDFIKSCIVQKHQTLLFSATMPPPIKRLAGKYMKDAVHIKLNADQSGPSSLIHYVIHAESRAKDRQLSMLLAQKEITQAIVFCNTRTRVKTLYKSLQDKFRDVDYLHGGMEQNLRTRIMDKFRAKKIKVVITTDVMARGIDVRGVSHIINYDFPKTSESYVHRTGRTARLGKEGTAISIITRSDADIYKEVSEKYGINPAPFPGSAAEEDSSASRPHRGRSRKK